A genomic stretch from Eptesicus fuscus isolate TK198812 chromosome 15, DD_ASM_mEF_20220401, whole genome shotgun sequence includes:
- the LOC129151643 gene encoding spermatogenesis-associated protein 31E1-like: MENLLCPLKSAIATWQQSSPCWVIDAIVGIVCGVLLFLVFTHCSESDGPSPPPREHRNTRKRSVVPRRSSRSRSRRKSGALKDDRECLRYLEKARELISLLRSHLGRPPDQCGFRQHSHQDNSASQEHHDRSSSGGRCQQEPLRPQDPCHRQSKKCVPTEEREGNRRPDPGKHRGGSAALRASQASGMSTAQDQKSAEPVRSQSCQGLWEGQAPAESLFKTRMRHLLQGVLPRKGKGREGPQHRGPPAAATARSWGPARRRSVMDGRAAEAHVLQTAAGPEAGTALHPGLHAPEVHGHKGGLQAPAGPHLSRLGVLCHGGVACDHHATPSGHNKRRWSTTGDSKVAFPPREPEAPGRHCQHGPRMAGPSGRPRHCPRPCPKARSDSWCRPEHAAHVLPDGTYVQESTFALYRETLSSCVRPTSASLPLLSWTRTTTTVVTVQWAGGGHRSDK, encoded by the exons ATGGAGAACCTTCTCTGTCCTCTGAAAAGCGCTATTGCTACCTGGCAGCAATCCAGTCCTTGCTGGGTGATCGATGCCATCGTGGGCATCGTGTGTGGGGTGCTGCTCTTCCTTGTGTTCACCCACTGCTCCGAGAGTGATGGACCCTCACCACCACCGAGGGAACATAGAAACACCAGGAAG CGTTCAGTGGTgcccaggaggagcagcaggagcaggagcaggaggaaaagTGGAGCTTTGAAAG ACGACAGAGAGTGCCTGCGGTACCTCGAAAAGGCTCGGGAATTGATTAGTCTTCTGCGAAG CCACCTGGGGAGGCCCCCTGACCAGTGCGGCTTTCGTCAGCACTCCCATCAAGACAACTCAGCTTCCCAGGAGCACCATGACCGCAGTTCAAGTGGAGGGCGCTGCCAGCAGGAGCCCCTCAGACCTCAGGACCCATGTCACAGACAGAGCAAGAAGTGTGTCCCcactgaggagagggagggcaacaGGAGGCCGGATCCAGGGAAGCACAGAGGGGGCTCAGCAGCACTGAGGGCCTCTCAAGCCAGTGGGATGAGCACTGCCCAGGATCAGAAATCAGCAGAGCCAGTCAGAAGCCAGTCCTGCCAGGGCTTGTGGGAGGGACAGGCCCCTGCAGAAAGCCTGTTCAAGACGAGGATGAGGCACCTTCTGCAGGGGGTGCTCCCCAGGAAAGGCAAAGGACGGGAAGGTCCCCAGCACAGAGGCCCGCCTGCAGCAGCCACTGCCCGCAGCTGGGGGCCAGCCAGACGCAGATCGGTGATGGACGGCAGAGCTGCGGAGGCTCACGTGCTCCAGACAGCTGCTGGCCCAGAGGCGGGCACAGCACTTCACCCGGGACTTCATGCCCCAGAGGTACATGGGCACAAAGGAGGACTCCAGGCTCCAGCAGGTCCCCATCTCAGCCGCCTCGGCGTTCTCTGCCACGGAGGGGTGGCCTGTGATCACCACGCCACCCCCAGTGGCCACAACAAGAGAAGGTGGAGCACAACTGGGGACAGCAAGGTGGCCTTCCCACCCAGGGAGCCAGAGGCCCCAGGCAGACACTGCCAGCATGGGCCGAGGATGGCAGGGCCCTCAGGCCGACCCCGCCACTGCCCAAGGCCCTGTCCCAAGGCAAGATCTGACTCCTGGTGTCGGCCAGAGCATGCTGCGCATGTCCTTCCTGATGGGACTTACGTACAGGAAAGCACATTTGCTCTGTACAGGGAAACCCTTTCCTCCTGTGTGCGCCCAACATCAGCATCGTTGCCTCTCCTCTCGTGGACAAGGACAACGACAACAGTTGTGACAGTGCAGTGGGCCGGTGGGGGACACAGAAGTGATAAATAG